The following coding sequences lie in one Benincasa hispida cultivar B227 chromosome 6, ASM972705v1, whole genome shotgun sequence genomic window:
- the LOC120079814 gene encoding uncharacterized protein LOC120079814: MKQDSNMEADSALPECEEKEVGMSDVEKTEGYAEEFSTEHEGKRKEAVTSAVQEDSKMKEDSPTEQVDDMKEAVTEVRSTTEAGKSAEKCIKEGLPKKKIVKVLKVKKKIVKKSPASSVLKKKKALVEQEDDKKEKEVPVAQEVGESLEPQSLTESSNPESKTKKNDEVLKVKRKIVKKSPASSQKKTNKLQSSPKVQVRKKVENSKSLLQENGEGSEKKVEDTEKPNQKENTKESISKGEHIEKGEETSASHKHNSETKSSIKEGKIIGKAGSSDKSIKNQKKKEDRDQKSRREDKNKENLGGLIFMCSAKTKPDCFQYNVMGVSAGKKDVVLAIKPGLKLFLYDFDLRLLYGIYKASSSGGMKLEPKAFNGAFPAQVRFNIYKDCFPLPENIFKKAIQENYYEKHKFKAELTVKQVRKLSDLFRPVGLHLSSAPVRSHSEVPIRDRNVHGEKDVRIRNSKSKGDARKYHLSSHGRDRHREEAPRHREEVPRDLYLSEKDYRTYGLRAERRNLDPVPQPSLETYRRDHDRDYQLRQLEPRYRDDVSTHAQREIVRADHVYFNGKDYPVYSIDSRHQVSPPRAIPASGLERAPYDSIYTRQYGLSSIDPFLLSSRREEAAPPTYSRSYGADTEPMRHAAGALSHYNQVHHKDMEKDTMPVSSRYSFAGPSFSYR; this comes from the exons ATGAAACAAGATTCAAATATGGAAGCAGATTCTGCTTTGCCTGAATGTGAGGAGAAGGAAGTAGGTATGTCTGATGTAGAGAAAACTGAGGGTTATGCAGAAGAGTTCTCAACCGAACATGAAGGTAAGAGGAAAGAAGCAGTAACTTCGGCAGTTCAAGAAGATAgcaaaatgaaagaagactCCCCTACAGAACAAGTAGATGACATGAAAGAAGCTGTAACTGAAGTTAGGAGCACCACTGAAGCTGGGAAGTCTGCTGAAAAGTGTATCAAAGAAGGGTTgcctaaaaagaaaattgtaaaagttttgaaggtaaaaaagaaaattgtaaaGAAATCCCCAGCTAGCAGtgtgttgaaaaagaaaaaagcactGGTTGAACAGGAAGacgataaaaaggaaaaagaggtTCCTGTAGCTCAAGAAGTGGGAGAATCTCTTGAACCTCAGAGCCTCACTGAAAGTTCCAATCCAGAGTCAAAGacgaagaagaatgatgaagttCTGAAGGTGAAAAGGAAAATTGTAAAGAAATCTCCAGCTAGCAGTCAAAAGAAGACTAATAAGCTTCAGAGTAGTCCTAAGGTGCAGGTCAGAAAGAAAGTGGAGAATAGTAAGAGTTTGTTGCAGGAAAATGGGGAAGGTAGTGAAAAGAAGGTAGAAGACACCGAGAAGCCTAACCAAAAGGAAAATACTAAGGAAAGTATCTCAAAAGGGGAGCATATTGAAAAGGGAGAAGAGACTTCTGCTAGTCATAAGCACAATTCGGAGACTAAAAGTAGCATCAAAGAAGGGAAGATCATAGGGAAGGCTGGTTCTTCAGATAAGAGCATAAAGAatcagaaaaagaaagaagatagGGATCAAAAGAGTCGAAGagaagataaaaataaagaaaatcttGGTGGACTGATTTTCATGTGCAGCGCAAAAACGAAGCCAGATTGTTTTCAGTACAACGTAATGGGTGTTTCTGCTGGCAAAAAGGATGTTGTCTTGGCAATCAAACCTGGGTTGAAGCTCTTTCTCTACGATTTTGATCTCAGGCTTCTGTATGGGATTTATAAAGCATCCTCTTCCGGTGGCATGAAACTTGAGCCAAAGGCTTTTAATGGGGCTTTCCCTGCTCAG gTGCGGTTCAATATTTACAAGGATTGTTTTCCACTACCTGAGAATATTTTCAAGAAGGCTATCCAAGAGAACTATTATGAGAAGCACAAGTTCAAAGCTGAACTCACTGTTAAACAG GTTAGGAAGCTCTCAGATCTTTTCCGACCAGTGGGGCTCCACTTGAGTTCTGCTCCTGTCCGGTCCCATTCAGAGGTACCAATTAGGGATAGAAATGTTCATGGGGAGAAAGACGTTCGGATTAGGAACTCTAAGTCCAAGGGTGATGCAAGGAAATACCATTTGTCATCTCATGGAAGGGATCGACATCGAGAAGAGGCACCTAGACATAGAGAGGAAGTTCCTCGTGATTTATACCTAAGCGAAAAAGACTATCGAACATACGGTCTCCgggcagagaggagaaacttAGATCCTGTGCCTCAGCCTTCTCTAGAAACATACCGCAGAGATCACGATAGGGACTATCAGCTGAGGCAACTTGAGCCCAGATACAGGGATGATGTCTCTACACACGCACAGAGAGAAATAGTTCGTGCGGATCATGTATATTTTAATGGAAAAGATTATCCAGTTTACAGTATTGATTCTAGACATCAAGTATCACCTCCTAGAGCAATACCTGCTAGTGGTTTGGAACGAGCCCCATATGATTCGATTTACACTCGTCAATATGGCCTTTCTTCAATCGATCCATTTCTGCTTTCATCAAGGAGGGAGGAAGCAGCCCCCCCAACTTATTCAAGAAGTTATGGTGCTGATACTGAACCCATGAGACATGCTGCTGGTGCTCTATCTCATTACAATCAAGTGCATCACAAAGATATGGAAAAAGATACAATGCCGGTTTCATCGCGGTACTCATTTGCTGGTCCATCCTTTTCTTATCGCTaa